A genomic window from Pseudomonas alcaligenes includes:
- a CDS encoding esterase-like activity of phytase family protein — translation MRPSLALALLLLAGGAHAAESPAPVVELELLAEHPITGMAAGNLSGLTRCGGEWLALSDREDDRLYRLQPGDGAWQAEAETFSAPPPPPSALPWGLRMHGWLASKLRGGELDFESLACDAKGNRYLLSEAHVALLQVGPSGMAEWLELPASLIRQARASGMLLRHNALLEGLVIDPAGDRLWLAAERERRGLLVLHKINGRWRCTGGCVLMSEAGQRRSPLAPQSEARYPRSFGDLAFWDGKLFSLERLEQRICRRDPNTGAQEKCWSFVAAALASGRSYPEPYGNAEALWLDQDGAWLGLDNNGMARADGEQRSLLWQFKAPPGGWSAP, via the coding sequence GTGAGGCCGAGCCTCGCCCTCGCCCTACTGCTGCTCGCCGGCGGCGCGCACGCGGCCGAGTCGCCCGCGCCAGTGGTCGAGCTGGAACTGCTGGCCGAACACCCGATCACGGGCATGGCCGCCGGCAACCTGTCCGGCCTGACCCGCTGCGGCGGGGAGTGGCTGGCGCTGTCCGATCGCGAGGACGACCGCCTGTATCGCCTGCAGCCGGGCGATGGCGCCTGGCAGGCCGAGGCCGAGACCTTCTCCGCCCCGCCACCGCCGCCCAGCGCGCTGCCCTGGGGCCTGCGCATGCACGGCTGGCTGGCCAGCAAGCTGCGCGGTGGCGAGCTGGACTTCGAAAGCCTGGCCTGCGACGCCAAGGGCAACCGCTACCTGCTCAGCGAGGCACACGTCGCCCTGCTGCAGGTCGGTCCCAGCGGCATGGCCGAATGGCTGGAGCTGCCCGCCAGCCTGATTCGCCAGGCTCGCGCCAGCGGCATGCTGCTGCGCCACAACGCGCTGCTCGAAGGGCTGGTCATCGACCCCGCCGGCGATCGCCTGTGGCTGGCTGCCGAGCGCGAACGCCGCGGCCTGCTGGTACTGCACAAGATCAATGGCCGCTGGCGCTGCACCGGCGGCTGCGTACTGATGTCCGAGGCCGGCCAGCGTCGCTCGCCGCTCGCCCCGCAGAGCGAGGCGCGCTATCCGCGCAGCTTCGGCGACCTGGCCTTCTGGGATGGCAAGCTGTTCAGCCTGGAGCGCCTGGAACAGCGCATCTGCCGCCGCGATCCCAATACCGGTGCCCAGGAGAAGTGCTGGTCCTTCGTCGCCGCAGCCCTCGCCAGCGGGCGCAGCTACCCGGAGCCCTACGGCAACGCCGAGGCCCTGTGGCTGGACCAGGATGGCGCCTGGCTGGGCCTGGACAACAACGGCATGGCCCGCGCCGACGGCGAGCAGCGCTCTCTGCTCTGGCAGTTCAAGGCGCCGCCAGGCGGCTGGAGCGCGCCATGA
- a CDS encoding TIGR02281 family clan AA aspartic protease, translating to MSEPVAGQRAARVMLILAWAAALALATYWFGDWEEQQINPNRQPQSVHGDGYIEVRLAAGRGGHYLLDGQIDGHNLTFLLDTGATAVAIPKAVAERLDLERGAPVQIRTANGTVTGWRTRLGLLQLGDIQLRNVAALVTPGMDGEEVLLGMSALKQLEFTQKGGTLVLRQSTR from the coding sequence ATGAGCGAGCCCGTCGCCGGCCAGCGCGCCGCCCGCGTCATGCTGATCCTCGCCTGGGCCGCCGCCCTGGCCCTGGCCACCTACTGGTTCGGCGACTGGGAAGAGCAGCAGATCAACCCCAACCGCCAGCCGCAGTCGGTGCATGGCGACGGCTACATCGAGGTGCGCCTGGCCGCCGGGCGTGGCGGTCACTACCTGTTGGACGGGCAGATCGACGGCCACAACCTGACCTTCCTCCTCGACACCGGCGCCACCGCCGTGGCCATCCCCAAGGCGGTGGCCGAGCGCCTCGACCTGGAACGCGGCGCGCCGGTACAGATCCGCACCGCCAACGGCACCGTCACCGGCTGGCGCACCCGCCTCGGCCTGCTGCAGCTCGGCGACATCCAGCTACGCAACGTGGCGGCACTGGTCACCCCCGGCATGGACGGCGAAGAGGTGCTGCTCGGCATGAGCGCCCTCAAGCAACTCGAATTCACTCAGAAAGGCGGCACCCTGGTGCTGCGCCAATCAACACGCTAA
- the parC gene encoding DNA topoisomerase IV subunit A, with protein MSDTLDLSLEGVERRSLADFTEQAYLNYSMYVIMDRALPHIGDGLKPVQRRIVYAMSELGLDADAKHKKSARTVGDVLGKFHPHGDSACYEAMVLMAQPFSYRYTLVDGQGNWGAPDDPKSFAAMRYTEARLSRYSEVLLAELGQGTVDWVPNFDGTLDEPATLPARLPNLLLNGTTGIAVGMATDVPPHNLREVASACVRLLDEPGATVEQLCEHIQGPDFPTEAEVITPKADLLKIYESGRGSVRMRAVYRVEDGDIVVTALPHQVSGAKVLEQIAAQMQAKKLPMVADLRDESDHENPCRIVIIPRSNRVDADELMTHLFATTDLESSYRVNTNVIGLDGKPQVKDLRTLLSEWLVYRVGTVRRRLQFRLDKVEKRLHLLEGLLVAFLNLDEVIHIIRTEDQPKPVLMARFGLSELQADYILDTRLRQLARLEEMKIRGEQDELAKERDKLLALLGSEAKLKKLVRQEILDDAEKYGDARRSPIVARAEARALSETELMPTEPVTVVLSEKGWVRCAKGHDIDATGLSYKAGDGFKAAAPGRSNQYAVFIDSTGRSYSLAAHSLPSARGQGEPLTGRLTPPPGATFDCVLLPDDSALYVIASDAGYGFVVKGEDLQAKNKAGKALLTLPNGALVVPPKPVASVEEDWLAAVTTEGRLLLFPVRDLPQLGKGKGNKIIGIPGERVASREEYLTDLAVLPAGATLVLQAGKRTLSLKPDDLEHYKGERGRRGNKLPRGFQRVDQLLVESGS; from the coding sequence ATGAGCGACACCCTCGACCTGAGCCTGGAAGGCGTCGAACGCCGGTCGCTGGCCGACTTCACCGAGCAGGCCTACCTGAACTACTCCATGTACGTGATCATGGACCGCGCCCTGCCGCATATCGGCGACGGCCTGAAACCGGTGCAGCGGCGCATCGTCTATGCCATGAGCGAGCTGGGCCTGGACGCCGACGCCAAGCACAAGAAGTCGGCGCGCACCGTCGGCGACGTGCTCGGCAAGTTCCACCCGCACGGCGACAGCGCCTGCTACGAGGCCATGGTGCTGATGGCGCAGCCGTTCAGCTACCGCTACACCCTGGTCGACGGCCAGGGCAACTGGGGTGCGCCGGACGATCCCAAGTCCTTCGCCGCCATGCGCTACACCGAGGCGCGCCTGTCGCGCTATTCGGAAGTGCTGCTGGCCGAGCTGGGCCAGGGTACGGTGGACTGGGTGCCGAACTTCGACGGCACCCTGGACGAGCCGGCGACCCTGCCGGCGCGCCTGCCCAACCTGCTGCTCAACGGCACCACCGGTATCGCCGTGGGCATGGCCACCGATGTGCCGCCGCATAACCTGCGTGAAGTGGCGAGCGCCTGCGTGCGCCTGCTCGATGAGCCGGGTGCCACGGTCGAGCAGCTGTGCGAGCACATCCAGGGTCCGGACTTCCCCACCGAGGCCGAGGTCATCACGCCCAAGGCCGACCTGCTGAAGATCTACGAAAGCGGCCGTGGCTCGGTGCGCATGCGCGCCGTGTACCGTGTCGAGGACGGCGATATCGTGGTCACCGCGCTGCCGCACCAGGTCTCCGGGGCCAAGGTGCTGGAGCAGATCGCCGCGCAGATGCAGGCCAAGAAGCTGCCGATGGTCGCCGACCTGCGCGACGAGTCGGACCACGAGAACCCCTGCCGCATCGTCATCATCCCGCGCTCCAACCGCGTGGATGCCGACGAGCTGATGACCCACCTGTTCGCCACCACCGACCTGGAGTCCAGCTACCGGGTCAACACCAACGTCATCGGCCTGGACGGCAAGCCGCAGGTGAAGGACCTGCGCACCCTGCTCTCCGAGTGGCTGGTCTACCGCGTCGGCACCGTGCGCCGCCGCCTGCAGTTCCGCCTGGACAAGGTGGAGAAGCGCCTGCACCTGTTGGAGGGCTTGCTGGTTGCCTTCCTCAATCTGGACGAAGTGATCCATATCATCCGCACCGAGGACCAGCCCAAGCCGGTGCTGATGGCGCGCTTCGGCCTTAGCGAACTGCAAGCCGACTATATCCTCGACACCCGCCTGCGCCAGCTAGCCCGTCTGGAAGAGATGAAGATCCGCGGCGAACAGGACGAGCTGGCCAAGGAGCGCGACAAGCTGCTGGCCCTGCTCGGCAGCGAAGCCAAGCTGAAGAAACTGGTGCGCCAGGAAATCCTCGACGATGCCGAGAAGTACGGCGACGCCCGCCGCTCGCCGATCGTCGCCCGCGCCGAGGCCCGCGCCCTGTCGGAAACCGAACTGATGCCGACCGAGCCGGTGACCGTGGTGCTCTCGGAAAAAGGCTGGGTACGTTGCGCCAAGGGCCACGATATCGACGCCACCGGCCTGTCCTATAAAGCCGGCGACGGCTTCAAGGCCGCCGCGCCGGGCCGCTCCAACCAGTACGCCGTGTTTATCGACTCCACCGGACGCAGCTACTCGCTGGCCGCCCACTCGCTGCCATCGGCCCGTGGCCAGGGCGAGCCGCTGACCGGGCGCCTGACCCCGCCGCCCGGCGCGACCTTCGACTGCGTGCTGCTGCCGGATGACAGTGCCCTGTACGTGATCGCCTCCGACGCCGGCTACGGCTTCGTGGTCAAGGGCGAGGACCTGCAGGCCAAGAACAAGGCCGGCAAGGCCCTGCTGACCCTGCCCAACGGCGCACTGGTGGTGCCGCCCAAGCCGGTGGCCAGCGTCGAGGAGGACTGGCTGGCGGCGGTGACCACCGAGGGTCGCCTGCTGCTGTTCCCGGTACGCGACCTGCCGCAGCTGGGCAAAGGCAAGGGCAACAAGATCATCGGCATCCCCGGTGAGCGGGTGGCCAGCCGCGAGGAATACCTCACCGACCTGGCCGTGCTGCCGGCGGGCGCTACCCTGGTCCTGCAGGCCGGCAAGCGCACCCTGTCGCTCAAGCCGGACGACCTGGAACACTACAAGGGCGAGCGTGGCCGCCGCGGCAACAAGCTGCCGCGCGGCTTCCAGCGGGTCGACCAGCTGCTGGTGGAGAGCGGCAGCTAA
- a CDS encoding ABC transporter permease, whose amino-acid sequence MAAAELRWQQDTQGRTQLCVSGHWTLATRKPDLQAVFESFAGPGGELPVRVTVAAWDSSLLALLRRLQRLAAERQLQLRWLELPDGVERLLQMGSTHPIQPAGSAQRRGGPLTRLGLVAMSTLASLATAATFLGEICLALLNLLRGRARLRAGDFWLALQQCGPGALPIVALIATLVGLILAFVGAAQLEAFGAQLYIANMVAIGMTREMGALMTAVIMAGRTGAAYAAELGSMQANEEIDALKTFGFPPLEFLVLPRLLALLVAMPLLCAFADALGILGGFVIGAGLFDISATQYLNQSLEMLSLTDFLLGIFKSLVFAVLIGLIGCHYGLACGRNAQAVGQATTRAVVSIIVALVVSDALITLICTQLGI is encoded by the coding sequence ATGGCCGCCGCCGAACTGCGCTGGCAACAGGATACCCAGGGTCGCACGCAGCTCTGCGTCAGCGGCCACTGGACCCTGGCCACGCGCAAACCGGACTTGCAGGCGGTGTTCGAGTCCTTCGCCGGTCCCGGCGGCGAACTGCCGGTACGGGTGACGGTCGCGGCCTGGGACAGCAGCCTGCTGGCCCTGCTGCGGCGCCTGCAGCGCCTGGCCGCGGAGCGCCAGTTGCAGCTGCGCTGGCTGGAACTGCCAGACGGCGTCGAGCGCCTGCTACAGATGGGCAGCACGCACCCGATCCAGCCCGCCGGCAGCGCTCAGCGCCGCGGCGGCCCGCTGACCCGCCTGGGCCTGGTGGCCATGTCCACCCTCGCCAGCCTGGCCACCGCAGCCACCTTCCTCGGTGAAATCTGCCTGGCCCTGCTCAACCTGCTGCGCGGCCGCGCGCGCCTGCGCGCCGGCGATTTCTGGCTGGCCCTGCAGCAGTGCGGCCCCGGCGCCCTGCCCATAGTCGCGCTGATCGCCACCCTGGTCGGCCTGATCCTCGCCTTCGTCGGCGCCGCCCAGCTGGAGGCCTTCGGCGCCCAGCTGTACATCGCCAACATGGTGGCCATCGGCATGACCCGCGAGATGGGCGCGCTGATGACCGCGGTGATCATGGCCGGGCGTACCGGCGCCGCCTATGCCGCCGAACTGGGCAGCATGCAGGCCAACGAGGAGATCGACGCACTGAAGACCTTCGGCTTCCCGCCCCTGGAGTTCCTGGTGCTGCCGCGCTTGTTGGCGCTACTGGTGGCCATGCCGCTGCTGTGCGCCTTCGCCGACGCCCTGGGTATCCTCGGCGGCTTCGTCATCGGCGCCGGGCTGTTCGACATCTCTGCCACCCAGTACCTCAACCAGAGCCTGGAGATGCTCAGCCTCACCGACTTCCTCCTGGGCATCTTCAAGAGCCTGGTGTTCGCCGTGCTGATCGGCCTGATCGGCTGCCACTACGGCCTGGCCTGCGGGCGCAACGCCCAGGCCGTGGGCCAGGCCACCACCCGCGCGGTGGTCAGCATCATCGTCGCGCTGGTGGTCAGCGATGCGCTGATCACCCTGATCTGCACCCAGCTGGGGATCTGA
- a CDS encoding ABC transporter ATP-binding protein — MSKAVLIAENLSAGYGQRVIQRGLNFRIARGEVFVIMGGSGCGKSTLLRHLIGLQAPLAGRLLFNGEDFWAQSEARRATLQQEFGVLYQNGALWGSMTLRENICLPLETYRPNLSRAELDELAALKLALVGLGGCDELYPAELSGGMRKRAALARALALDPQVLFFDEPSAGLDPISSMALDELILQLRDSLGSSIVLVTHELPSIFAVADTCLFLDGQAGTQLALGPPDELLAHGPEAVRRFLGRSPHPAKEAP; from the coding sequence ATGAGCAAGGCCGTGCTGATTGCCGAAAACCTCTCCGCCGGCTACGGCCAGCGGGTGATCCAGCGCGGCCTGAACTTCCGCATCGCGCGCGGCGAGGTGTTCGTCATCATGGGCGGCAGCGGCTGCGGCAAGAGCACCCTGCTGCGCCACCTGATCGGCCTGCAGGCGCCGCTGGCCGGGCGCCTGCTGTTCAACGGCGAGGACTTCTGGGCCCAGTCCGAGGCGCGCCGCGCCACGCTGCAGCAGGAATTCGGCGTGCTCTACCAGAACGGTGCGCTGTGGGGCTCGATGACCCTGCGCGAGAACATCTGCCTGCCGCTGGAAACCTACCGCCCCAACCTGTCCCGCGCCGAACTGGACGAGCTGGCCGCGCTCAAGCTGGCCCTGGTCGGCCTCGGCGGCTGCGACGAGCTGTACCCGGCCGAGCTGTCCGGCGGCATGCGCAAGCGCGCCGCACTGGCCCGCGCCCTGGCGCTGGACCCGCAGGTGCTGTTCTTCGACGAGCCCTCGGCCGGCCTCGACCCGATCAGCTCCATGGCCCTGGACGAGTTGATCCTGCAGCTGCGCGACAGCCTCGGCTCCAGTATCGTGCTGGTGACCCACGAGCTGCCGAGCATCTTCGCCGTCGCCGACACCTGCCTGTTCCTCGACGGCCAGGCCGGCACCCAGCTGGCCCTCGGCCCGCCCGACGAGCTGCTGGCCCATGGCCCGGAGGCGGTGCGCCGCTTCCTCGGCCGCAGCCCGCACCCGGCCAAGGAGGCCCCATGA
- a CDS encoding MlaD family protein, which yields MSETRKPLLIGSFLLGGLFLLVVGTLLLSRDSWFSQPTEYVVYFKGALDGLDVGADVTYRGVKIGSVREIRLSYDRNIKDVVMPVILRIQPNRTAGRRSFDQILEQLVQRGLRAQLQTPSLLTGKAIVALDMFPDQPGYVREPNEVELPAIPSVPSRIDQAATLLGDLVADVRELPLRELIDSATLAMQGIERLSRSDDLNQGLRSLASTLANLDRLSRRLETQLPALLSSAQRSSGELNATLGEIRQASAGLRQTLEQTNALLGDGRRSLGPESELQYQLNTTLQELGRASKALQRTAESLEQQPQALIFGKPQP from the coding sequence ATGAGCGAAACCCGCAAGCCCCTGCTGATCGGCAGCTTCCTGCTCGGCGGCCTGTTCCTGCTGGTCGTCGGCACCCTGCTGCTGTCGCGCGACAGCTGGTTCAGCCAGCCGACCGAGTACGTGGTGTACTTCAAAGGCGCGCTGGACGGCCTCGACGTCGGCGCCGACGTCACCTACCGCGGGGTGAAGATCGGCAGCGTGCGCGAGATCCGCCTGTCCTACGACCGCAACATCAAGGACGTGGTGATGCCGGTGATCCTGCGCATCCAGCCCAATCGCACGGCCGGCCGGCGCAGCTTCGACCAGATCCTCGAACAGCTGGTGCAGCGCGGCCTGCGCGCCCAGCTGCAGACCCCCAGCCTGCTCACCGGCAAGGCCATCGTCGCGCTGGACATGTTCCCCGACCAACCCGGCTACGTGCGCGAACCCAACGAGGTCGAGCTGCCGGCCATCCCCAGCGTGCCGTCGCGCATCGACCAGGCCGCCACCCTGCTGGGCGACCTGGTCGCCGACGTGCGCGAGCTGCCGCTGCGCGAGCTGATCGACTCGGCCACCCTGGCCATGCAGGGCATCGAGCGCCTGAGCCGCTCCGACGACCTGAACCAGGGCCTGCGCAGCCTGGCGTCCACCCTGGCCAACCTCGACCGTCTGAGCCGGCGCCTGGAAACCCAGCTGCCGGCCCTGCTCAGCTCCGCCCAGCGCAGCAGCGGCGAACTCAACGCCACCCTCGGCGAGATCCGCCAGGCCTCCGCCGGCCTGCGCCAGACCCTGGAGCAGACCAACGCGCTGCTCGGCGACGGCCGCCGCAGCCTGGGCCCGGAATCCGAACTGCAGTACCAGCTGAACACCACCCTGCAGGAACTCGGCCGCGCCAGCAAGGCGCTGCAGCGCACCGCCGAGAGCCTGGAACAGCAACCGCAAGCGCTGATCTTCGGGAAACCCCAGCCATGA
- a CDS encoding membrane integrity-associated transporter subunit PqiC, which produces MSRYLLPLAFLLLTGCATSTPQRFYQLPVPATPAQPGAQGPAVLLGPLQLADYLQRENLVQRRSDQRLDLSTDDRWAGSLQDDVGRLLLATLAERLHSGNLALYPDRIGFRADAQLVLHVARLDSGPQQPAVLEARWRLLDAQGRQRAGDLLRLSETHDGSLDDQVAAQGRLVERLGQRLAEAVQALSAGS; this is translated from the coding sequence ATGAGCCGCTACCTGCTGCCCCTCGCCTTCCTGCTGCTGACCGGCTGCGCCACCAGCACGCCGCAGCGCTTCTACCAGCTGCCCGTGCCGGCCACCCCGGCGCAGCCAGGCGCCCAGGGCCCGGCGGTACTGCTCGGCCCGCTGCAGCTGGCCGACTACCTGCAGCGCGAGAACCTGGTGCAACGCCGCAGCGACCAGCGCCTCGACCTCAGCACCGACGACCGCTGGGCCGGCAGCCTGCAGGACGATGTCGGCCGCCTGCTCCTGGCCACCCTGGCCGAGCGCCTGCACAGCGGCAACCTGGCGCTCTACCCGGACCGCATCGGTTTCCGCGCCGACGCCCAGCTGGTCCTGCATGTCGCCCGCCTGGACTCCGGCCCGCAACAGCCGGCGGTACTGGAAGCGCGCTGGCGCCTGCTCGACGCCCAGGGCCGGCAGCGCGCCGGCGACCTGCTGCGCCTGAGCGAGACGCACGACGGCAGCCTGGACGACCAGGTCGCCGCCCAGGGGCGCCTGGTCGAGCGCCTCGGCCAGCGCCTGGCCGAGGCCGTGCAGGCCCTGTCGGCCGGCAGCTGA
- a CDS encoding membrane integrity-associated transporter subunit PqiC → MKPLHLASVLLLTGLLGLAGCTAHRPVPLYQLDNGNAALPTQEQGIAVLLGPISVADYLQREAFLQRQLDGSLLTAEDARWAGSLAADIDQLLLRQLASNLDSQRTVLAPTSATFKADVQVLLNIIRLDSGPALPAVLEAQWRLLDRNGQLRDSRLLRLEEAHSGTLADQAQAQSRLLRQLARQLADAIEPLRNQPVAEATKPAPAPARPARPPQPGPKIPMVGPTPSTGDVLRF, encoded by the coding sequence ATGAAACCGCTGCACCTCGCCTCCGTCCTGCTGCTGACCGGCCTGCTCGGCCTGGCCGGCTGTACCGCGCACCGCCCGGTGCCGCTGTACCAGCTGGACAACGGCAACGCCGCGCTGCCGACCCAGGAACAGGGCATCGCCGTGCTGCTCGGGCCGATCTCGGTGGCCGACTACCTGCAGCGCGAGGCCTTCCTCCAGCGCCAGCTCGATGGCAGCCTGCTGACCGCCGAAGACGCGCGCTGGGCCGGCAGCCTGGCCGCCGACATCGACCAGCTGCTGCTGCGCCAGCTGGCCTCGAACCTGGACAGCCAGCGCACCGTGCTGGCGCCGACCAGCGCCACCTTCAAGGCCGACGTGCAGGTACTGCTGAACATCATCCGCCTGGACTCCGGCCCGGCCCTGCCGGCCGTGCTGGAAGCGCAGTGGCGCCTGCTCGACCGCAACGGCCAGCTGCGCGACAGCCGCCTGCTGCGCCTGGAAGAAGCGCACAGCGGCACCCTCGCCGACCAGGCGCAGGCGCAGAGCCGCCTGCTGCGCCAGCTGGCCCGGCAGCTGGCCGACGCCATCGAGCCGCTGCGCAACCAGCCGGTGGCCGAGGCCACCAAGCCGGCGCCGGCCCCGGCACGCCCGGCCCGCCCGCCACAGCCGGGCCCGAAGATCCCCATGGTCGGCCCGACCCCGAGCACCGGCGACGTGCTGCGCTTCTGA
- a CDS encoding sulfite exporter TauE/SafE family protein yields the protein MSATDILLLALAGFAAGGMNALAGGGTFFSFPALLASGLPPVTANATNAVALWPASLAGAWAARGSLRPLGRYLLPLLLAGLAGGLLGGLLLLAGGDEIFRHLIPWLLLAATALFAASPWLSRALAARRRDTGRPPHGPLSLGAHVGVSVYGGYFGAGMGILQLAAFSIEGHPLARANALKNLISAVIYSVASLTFIFAGRVSWAELLVLLAGATAGGYAGGALGEKLPPRLLRALVIGVGGGMTLYYFWATYAR from the coding sequence ATGAGCGCGACCGATATCCTCCTGCTGGCCCTGGCCGGCTTCGCCGCCGGCGGCATGAACGCCCTGGCCGGTGGCGGCACCTTCTTTTCCTTCCCCGCCCTGCTGGCCAGCGGCCTGCCGCCGGTGACCGCCAACGCCACCAATGCCGTGGCCCTGTGGCCGGCCAGCCTGGCCGGGGCCTGGGCCGCGCGCGGCTCGCTGCGACCGCTGGGACGCTACCTGCTGCCACTGCTGCTGGCCGGCCTGGCCGGCGGCCTGCTCGGCGGCCTGCTGCTGCTGGCCGGCGGCGACGAGATCTTCCGCCACCTGATTCCCTGGCTGCTGCTGGCCGCCACCGCGCTGTTCGCCGCCAGCCCCTGGCTCAGCCGCGCCCTGGCCGCGCGCCGGCGCGACACCGGGCGCCCGCCGCACGGCCCGCTGTCGCTCGGCGCCCATGTCGGCGTATCGGTGTATGGCGGCTACTTCGGCGCCGGCATGGGCATCCTGCAGCTGGCCGCCTTCTCCATCGAGGGCCACCCGCTGGCCCGCGCCAACGCCCTGAAGAACCTGATCTCGGCGGTGATCTACAGCGTCGCCAGCCTCACCTTCATCTTCGCCGGGCGGGTCAGCTGGGCCGAGCTGCTGGTCCTGCTGGCCGGCGCCACGGCCGGCGGCTATGCCGGCGGGGCGCTCGGCGAGAAACTGCCGCCGCGCCTGCTGCGCGCCCTGGTGATCGGCGTGGGCGGCGGCATGACCCTCTACTATTTCTGGGCCACCTACGCCCGCTGA
- a CDS encoding exodeoxyribonuclease VII small subunit translates to MARKKAADFETSLAELQSLVERLESGELSLEDSLGAFEQGIRLTRDCQAALAQAEQKVQVLLERDGELAEAPFDADEPA, encoded by the coding sequence ATGGCCCGCAAGAAAGCCGCCGATTTCGAAACCTCCCTCGCCGAGCTGCAGAGCCTGGTCGAGCGCCTGGAAAGCGGCGAGCTGTCGCTGGAGGATTCCCTCGGTGCCTTCGAGCAGGGCATCCGCCTGACCCGCGACTGCCAGGCCGCCCTGGCCCAGGCCGAGCAGAAGGTGCAGGTGCTGCTGGAGCGCGACGGCGAACTCGCAGAAGCCCCCTTCGACGCGGACGAACCGGCATGA
- the ispA gene encoding (2E,6E)-farnesyl diphosphate synthase, translating to MIAAYQQRCAARVDAALEDLFAAPRHDLQRLYQAMRYSVVNGGKRVRPLLVYAACEALDGDLDRADGAACAVELIHAYSLVHDDLPAMDDDDLRRGQPTTHIAFDEACAILAGDGLQSLAFEVLADARRNPQDAELRLAMVMGLARAAGPAGMVGGQAIDLASVGRRLDQQALEAMHRHKTGALIEASVQLGALASGRADEHTLRALAQYAQAIGLAFQVQDDILDVESDTATLGKTQGKDQANDKPTYPALLGLDAAKAYALELRDQALHALRLFGDSAEPLRDLARYIVERRS from the coding sequence ATGATCGCCGCCTACCAGCAGCGCTGCGCCGCCCGCGTCGACGCGGCGCTGGAAGACCTGTTCGCCGCCCCCCGCCACGACCTGCAGCGCCTCTACCAGGCCATGCGCTACAGCGTGGTCAACGGCGGCAAGCGCGTGCGCCCGCTGCTGGTCTACGCCGCCTGCGAGGCGCTGGACGGCGACCTCGACCGCGCCGACGGCGCCGCCTGCGCGGTGGAGCTGATCCACGCCTACTCGCTGGTGCACGACGACCTGCCGGCGATGGACGACGACGACCTGCGCCGCGGCCAGCCGACCACCCACATCGCCTTCGACGAGGCCTGCGCCATCCTCGCCGGCGACGGCCTGCAGAGCCTGGCCTTCGAAGTGCTCGCCGACGCCCGGCGCAACCCGCAAGACGCCGAGCTGCGCCTGGCCATGGTCATGGGCCTGGCCCGCGCCGCCGGCCCGGCGGGCATGGTCGGCGGCCAGGCCATCGACCTCGCCTCGGTCGGCCGGCGCCTCGACCAGCAGGCCCTGGAGGCCATGCACCGGCACAAGACCGGCGCACTGATCGAGGCCAGCGTGCAGCTCGGCGCCCTGGCCAGCGGCCGCGCCGATGAACACACTCTGCGTGCCCTGGCCCAGTACGCCCAGGCCATCGGCCTGGCCTTCCAGGTGCAGGACGACATCCTCGACGTGGAAAGCGACACCGCCACTCTGGGCAAGACCCAGGGCAAGGACCAGGCCAACGACAAGCCCACCTACCCCGCCCTGCTCGGCCTCGACGCGGCCAAGGCCTATGCCCTGGAGCTGCGCGACCAGGCCCTGCATGCCCTGCGCCTGTTCGGCGACAGCGCCGAGCCGCTGCGCGACCTGGCCCGCTACATCGTCGAGCGGCGCAGCTGA